One window from the genome of Myxococcales bacterium encodes:
- the murD gene encoding UDP-N-acetylmuramoyl-L-alanine--D-glutamate ligase, whose product MRIAGAPAGGMELRGKRVVVVGMAQTGVALVRFCASRGAHVIANDAKPLDALAATRAQLADVEVRWAAGGHPDEVFAAADLVVLSPGVPNLPAFAIARAAGAEVIAEIELAYRFLHPEATLIAITGTNGKSTTTALTGALCAASGRPTFCGGNLGNMPMIDVVAHPANAPGGLIVVEIAAFMLEHCTSFRPHIGVLTNVTEDHLDRFGTIEHYAHIKGRVWDFQLASDIAIANAADAWTMREAASNRALTQAFDSRPGAEVARGAALSADRREFVLRYGVPNLPAEERLPVDDLVIVGNHNLENAMAAYLAARHAGVSREAIVQGARSYRPLPHRMELVGKKDDLWFYDDSKGTNVASVAASVRGFPRPLVLIAGGVDKGGSYEPMLSALAEVCKGMVLIGKAAPIIEQAARDFGVAYPVRHAATMHEAVAVAADLAGQGDAVVLSPACASYDMFENFGHRGRVFREAIVAAGGVRCD is encoded by the coding sequence ATGAGGATTGCCGGCGCGCCGGCGGGCGGGATGGAGCTGCGCGGTAAGCGCGTCGTCGTTGTCGGCATGGCGCAAACCGGCGTCGCGCTCGTGCGGTTCTGTGCCAGCCGAGGTGCGCACGTCATCGCCAATGACGCCAAGCCGCTGGACGCCCTCGCGGCCACGCGCGCACAACTGGCCGATGTCGAGGTGAGGTGGGCCGCGGGTGGCCATCCCGATGAGGTGTTCGCCGCGGCCGACCTGGTCGTGCTTTCGCCGGGCGTACCAAACCTGCCGGCGTTTGCCATCGCGCGCGCCGCCGGTGCCGAGGTGATCGCCGAGATCGAGCTGGCGTATCGCTTCTTGCACCCCGAGGCGACGCTGATCGCGATCACCGGCACCAATGGCAAATCGACCACCACCGCGCTCACCGGCGCGTTGTGCGCGGCGAGCGGCCGACCGACGTTTTGCGGCGGCAACCTTGGCAACATGCCCATGATCGACGTTGTCGCCCACCCGGCCAACGCCCCCGGCGGCCTCATCGTCGTCGAGATCGCCGCGTTCATGCTTGAGCATTGCACCAGCTTTCGCCCGCACATCGGCGTGCTCACCAACGTCACCGAAGATCATCTCGATCGCTTCGGCACCATCGAACACTATGCGCACATCAAGGGTCGCGTCTGGGATTTCCAACTCGCAAGCGACATTGCGATCGCCAATGCCGCCGACGCCTGGACCATGCGCGAGGCCGCGAGCAATCGCGCGCTGACGCAAGCGTTTGATTCGCGGCCCGGTGCCGAGGTGGCGCGCGGCGCGGCGCTTTCGGCCGATCGGCGCGAGTTCGTGCTCCGCTACGGCGTGCCCAATTTGCCTGCGGAGGAACGGCTGCCCGTAGATGATCTCGTCATCGTCGGCAATCACAACCTGGAGAACGCGATGGCGGCGTACTTGGCGGCGCGCCACGCCGGGGTTTCGCGCGAGGCCATCGTCCAAGGTGCACGCAGCTATCGCCCGCTGCCGCATCGCATGGAGCTGGTCGGCAAAAAAGACGACTTGTGGTTTTACGACGATTCCAAGGGCACCAATGTCGCCAGCGTCGCGGCTTCGGTGCGCGGCTTTCCGCGACCGCTCGTGCTCATCGCCGGCGGCGTCGACAAGGGCGGGTCCTACGAGCCGATGCTGTCGGCGCTCGCAGAGGTCTGCAAGGGCATGGTGCTCATCGGCAAGGCGGCGCCGATCATCGAGCAGGCGGCGCGCGACTTTGGCGTCGCGTATCCCGTGCGCCACGCCGCCACCATGCACGAGGCGGTGGCAGTCGCGGCCGATCTTGCCGGCCAAGGCGACGCGGTGGTGTTATCGCCGGCCTGCGCTAGCTACGACATGTTCGAAAATTTCGGCCACCGGGGACGCGTCTTTCGCGAGGCCATCGTCGCCGCCGGGGGCGTACGCTGTGACTGA